Proteins from a genomic interval of Nocardioides jishulii:
- a CDS encoding MmgE/PrpD family protein → MIARQLAAWIVGEVSVPAAVEHAALRHLLDGLGNAVAGARSGAATPAVTVALGLGGPSEATVLGTSDKISAVAAGLANGTLVHALDFDDTHAGGLVHATSVVLPAAFAVGEQVGATGRQVLDAAVVGYEVACRVAAAAPNGFHSGGLHATMVAGVFSSAAVAARLMRLDVETTVNALGLAGSQAGGLLAFLATGASTKQLHPGFASQAGIQAARLAQAGATGPETVFDGPHGVYEALAPAALAKGIVDREVLTRGLGSSDAADWETTRIGIKPWPTCQLAHVTMAAAQVALAEAGVGVDQVRALHAKVHPDSAAVVCATDRDLTRPASGYAAKFSLPWSVAAILVDGHVGVETYTPSQLARNEIAELAAKVSFDVVDPGVVAADAPGDVVLTLADGRQVAGHLDRSPGGGSNPLSDEGLFTKFSGNVGPLADDLGAALRALPEAADLTLILTLAAQAAADSPQEALA, encoded by the coding sequence ATGATTGCCCGCCAGCTCGCTGCCTGGATCGTCGGTGAGGTGAGCGTGCCCGCCGCCGTGGAGCACGCGGCCCTGCGCCACCTGCTCGACGGCTTGGGCAACGCCGTGGCCGGGGCCAGGTCCGGCGCGGCAACGCCTGCCGTGACCGTCGCGCTCGGCCTGGGCGGACCGTCGGAGGCCACGGTCCTCGGCACCAGCGACAAGATCTCCGCGGTGGCCGCCGGACTGGCCAACGGGACGCTCGTGCACGCCCTCGACTTCGACGACACGCACGCCGGAGGACTGGTGCACGCGACGTCGGTCGTCCTGCCCGCCGCCTTCGCGGTCGGCGAGCAGGTCGGCGCCACCGGGCGCCAGGTCCTGGACGCAGCCGTGGTCGGCTACGAGGTGGCCTGCCGGGTCGCTGCCGCGGCCCCCAACGGGTTCCACTCCGGTGGACTGCACGCGACGATGGTCGCCGGGGTCTTCTCCTCGGCCGCCGTGGCGGCGCGCCTGATGCGCCTGGACGTCGAGACCACCGTGAACGCCCTCGGCCTCGCCGGGAGCCAGGCCGGTGGACTGCTCGCCTTCCTCGCCACCGGCGCCAGCACCAAGCAGCTCCACCCGGGATTCGCCTCGCAGGCCGGAATCCAGGCCGCACGCCTCGCGCAGGCCGGGGCCACGGGGCCGGAGACAGTCTTCGACGGTCCGCACGGCGTGTACGAGGCCCTTGCTCCGGCGGCCCTCGCCAAGGGCATCGTGGACCGCGAGGTCCTGACCCGCGGGCTGGGCAGCTCGGACGCCGCCGACTGGGAGACCACCCGGATCGGCATCAAGCCCTGGCCCACCTGCCAGCTCGCCCATGTCACCATGGCGGCCGCCCAGGTGGCCCTGGCCGAGGCCGGCGTGGGCGTTGACCAGGTCCGGGCGCTCCACGCGAAGGTCCACCCCGACTCTGCCGCCGTGGTCTGCGCCACCGACCGTGACCTGACCCGCCCGGCGAGTGGGTACGCCGCGAAGTTCTCCCTCCCGTGGAGCGTGGCGGCGATCCTCGTCGACGGCCACGTGGGCGTCGAGACGTACACCCCGAGCCAGCTGGCACGCAACGAGATCGCCGAGCTGGCTGCCAAGGTCTCCTTCGACGTCGTCGACCCCGGCGTCGTGGCCGCCGACGCGCCCGGTGACGTCGTGCTCACGCTCGCCGACGGACGCCAGGTCGCCGGTCACCTCGACCGCAGCCCCGGTGGCGGCTCCAACCCGCTCTCGGACGAGGGCCTGTTCACCAAGTTCTCCGGCAACGTCGGCCCGCTGGCCGACGACCTCGGTGCGGCCCTGCGTGCGCTGCCCGAGGCCGCTGACCTCACACTCATCCTGACGCTCGCCGCCCAGGCGGCCGCCGACTCTCCCCAGGAGGCCCTCGCATGA
- a CDS encoding CaiB/BaiF CoA transferase family protein, protein MTTAQARPKPLEGIRIISLEQYGAGPFGSVHLADLGAEVIKIEDPSVGGDVGRYVPPYFEEEDSLFFETFNRNKKSISIDIKTEAGRAVFEDLVRNADAVYSNLRGDVPVKIGITYDQLKHINPAIVCCSLTGFGMTGPRMKEPGYDYVLQGLAGWMELTGEPDGPPTKSGLSLVDFSGGYVAALSLLAGLNAAKRDGIGMDCDVSLYDTAMAMLTYPATWHLNAGYQPRRISHSAHPSLVPFQAFEASDGWFVVGCAKEKFWVRLAEVIGHPEWAQPGSKYATFSLRDQNRDELTAELEAIFRTNTVDHWLGQCYPAQIPCGPINDVEAALKDEHLSARHMLVETDHPRYGTVTQLASPVRVGSELPSYVRAPQRNEHFSEVLTEVAGYDEARIAELKAAGAFGADAR, encoded by the coding sequence GTGACCACCGCACAGGCTCGCCCCAAGCCGCTCGAGGGCATCCGCATCATCTCGCTGGAGCAGTACGGCGCCGGTCCCTTCGGGTCGGTGCACCTGGCCGACCTCGGCGCCGAGGTCATCAAGATCGAGGACCCCTCCGTCGGCGGCGACGTCGGCCGCTACGTCCCGCCGTACTTCGAGGAGGAGGACTCGCTCTTCTTCGAGACCTTCAACCGCAACAAGAAGTCGATCAGCATCGACATCAAGACCGAGGCCGGCCGCGCCGTCTTCGAGGACCTGGTCCGCAACGCCGACGCCGTCTACTCCAACCTGCGCGGCGACGTGCCGGTCAAGATCGGCATCACCTACGACCAGCTCAAGCACATCAACCCCGCGATCGTGTGCTGCTCCCTGACCGGCTTCGGCATGACCGGACCGCGCATGAAGGAGCCCGGCTACGACTACGTGCTGCAGGGTCTGGCCGGCTGGATGGAGCTCACGGGCGAGCCCGACGGCCCGCCGACCAAGTCCGGCCTCTCCCTGGTCGACTTCTCCGGTGGCTACGTCGCCGCGCTCTCCCTGCTCGCCGGCCTGAACGCCGCGAAGCGCGACGGCATCGGCATGGACTGCGACGTCTCGCTCTACGACACCGCCATGGCGATGCTGACCTACCCGGCCACCTGGCACCTGAACGCCGGCTACCAGCCGCGACGCATCTCGCACTCCGCGCACCCCTCGCTGGTGCCCTTCCAGGCCTTCGAGGCCTCCGACGGCTGGTTCGTCGTCGGATGTGCGAAGGAGAAGTTCTGGGTGCGTCTCGCCGAGGTCATCGGCCACCCGGAGTGGGCCCAGCCCGGCTCCAAGTACGCCACGTTCTCGCTGCGTGACCAGAACCGCGACGAGCTCACCGCCGAGCTCGAGGCGATCTTCCGCACCAACACGGTCGACCACTGGCTCGGCCAGTGCTACCCGGCGCAGATCCCGTGCGGGCCGATCAACGACGTCGAGGCCGCGCTGAAGGACGAGCACCTCTCGGCTCGCCACATGCTGGTCGAGACCGACCACCCGCGCTACGGCACGGTGACCCAGCTGGCCTCCCCGGTCCGCGTCGGGTCGGAGCTGCCGTCGTACGTCCGTGCGCCGCAGCGCAACGAGCACTTCTCCGAGGTGCTCACCGAGGTGGCGGGCTACGACGAGGCGCGCATCGCCGAGCTCAAGGCCGCCGGTGCCTTCGGGGCGGACGCACGCTGA
- a CDS encoding Fur family transcriptional regulator: protein MPAPAPADLLREASLRVTKPRVAVLEALVQHPHADVDEIVHAVRTDLGSVSTQAVYDVLHALTDARLVRRIEPKGSPARFETRVGDNHHHVVCRSCGRIGDVDCAVGHAPCLTASDDHGFSIDEAEVLYWGTCPDCTNR from the coding sequence ATGCCCGCCCCCGCCCCCGCCGACCTGCTCCGCGAGGCGTCACTGCGTGTGACCAAGCCCCGCGTGGCGGTCCTGGAGGCACTCGTGCAGCACCCGCACGCCGACGTCGACGAGATCGTCCACGCCGTCCGTACTGACCTCGGATCTGTCTCGACCCAGGCTGTCTACGACGTGCTCCATGCCCTGACGGACGCCCGTCTGGTACGCCGGATCGAGCCGAAGGGTTCGCCTGCGCGCTTCGAGACCCGTGTCGGCGACAACCACCACCACGTGGTCTGCCGCTCCTGCGGTCGCATCGGCGACGTCGACTGCGCCGTCGGGCACGCGCCGTGCCTGACGGCGTCCGACGACCACGGCTTCTCGATCGACGAGGCCGAGGTCCTCTACTGGGGCACCTGCCCCGACTGCACGAACCGCTGA
- the katG gene encoding catalase/peroxidase HPI, giving the protein MSDKPDAVVGEINEPEVGKCPVMHGQPHPAQGDANKTWWPNTLNLKILAKNTDVANPHDDDFEYKAAFESLDLDAVKADLKAVMTDSQDWWPADFNHYGGLMVRMAWHSAGTYRSGDGRGGAGHGQHRFAPQNSWPDNGNLDKARRLLWPVKKKYGQQISWADLMILAGNVALEDMGFPTFGFGGGRPDVYEPDADVYWGPETEWLGDERYFGDRDLMDPLAAVQMGLIYVNPEGPNGNPDPLASARDIRETFKRMGMNDEETVALIAGGHTFGKTHGAGDAALVGPEPEAAPIEEQGLGWKSAHASGKGIDAITSGLEVTWTYHPTRWDNEFFHILYGYEWELFTSPAGAKQWRPVNGGGSDMVPESFGDGKREPRMLTSDLALRVDPAYDAISRRFKDDQQAFTEAFARAWFKLTHRDMGPKARYLGPEVPDEDLIWQDPLPAYEGEPLTDADVAVLKQKIAATGLTVSELVSTAWASAATFRSSDKRGGANGARIRLQPQADWAVNNPGRTAKVLAVLEKVKADFDTDGKQVSLADLIVLAGGVGIELAAQAAGTDVVVPFTPGRTDASQEQTDVENFGWLEPRYDGFRNYLEKKSKAATEYLLLDRANLLSLSAPEMTVLVAGLRVLDTNWDGSSTGVLTQRPGQLTQDFLVNLLEHQTWTATDESEELFTSSNGWTGSRYDLIFGSNSELRSYAEVYAGDDAKEKFVRDFVAAWVKVMELDRFDLR; this is encoded by the coding sequence GTGTCCGACAAGCCTGACGCCGTAGTTGGCGAGATCAACGAGCCCGAGGTCGGCAAGTGCCCCGTCATGCACGGCCAGCCGCACCCGGCCCAGGGTGACGCCAACAAGACCTGGTGGCCGAACACCCTCAACCTGAAGATCCTGGCGAAGAACACCGACGTCGCCAACCCGCACGACGACGACTTCGAGTACAAGGCCGCCTTCGAGTCCCTCGACCTCGACGCGGTGAAGGCCGACCTCAAGGCCGTCATGACCGACTCGCAGGACTGGTGGCCGGCTGACTTCAACCACTACGGCGGCCTCATGGTCCGCATGGCCTGGCACTCCGCCGGCACCTACCGCTCCGGTGACGGTCGCGGCGGCGCGGGCCACGGACAGCACCGCTTCGCCCCGCAGAACTCCTGGCCCGACAACGGCAACCTCGACAAGGCTCGTCGTCTGCTGTGGCCGGTGAAGAAGAAGTACGGCCAGCAGATCTCGTGGGCCGACCTGATGATCCTCGCCGGCAACGTCGCGCTCGAGGACATGGGCTTCCCGACCTTCGGCTTCGGAGGTGGACGCCCCGACGTCTACGAGCCCGACGCCGACGTCTACTGGGGTCCCGAGACCGAGTGGCTCGGTGACGAGCGCTACTTCGGCGACCGCGACCTGATGGACCCGCTCGCCGCGGTGCAGATGGGCCTCATCTACGTCAACCCTGAGGGCCCCAACGGCAACCCCGACCCGCTGGCCTCGGCCCGGGACATCCGCGAGACCTTCAAGCGCATGGGCATGAACGACGAGGAGACCGTCGCGCTCATCGCCGGTGGTCACACCTTCGGCAAGACCCACGGTGCCGGCGACGCCGCACTGGTCGGCCCCGAGCCCGAGGCCGCCCCGATCGAGGAGCAGGGCCTGGGCTGGAAGTCGGCCCACGCGTCCGGCAAGGGCATCGACGCCATCACCTCGGGCCTGGAGGTCACGTGGACCTACCACCCGACCCGGTGGGACAACGAGTTCTTCCACATCCTCTACGGCTACGAGTGGGAGCTCTTCACCTCGCCGGCCGGCGCCAAGCAGTGGCGTCCGGTGAACGGCGGCGGCTCCGACATGGTTCCCGAGTCGTTCGGCGACGGCAAGCGTGAGCCCCGCATGCTCACCTCCGACCTCGCGCTGCGCGTCGACCCGGCGTACGACGCCATCTCGCGCCGTTTCAAGGACGACCAGCAGGCCTTCACCGAGGCCTTCGCCCGCGCGTGGTTCAAGCTGACCCACCGTGACATGGGCCCCAAGGCGCGCTACCTCGGCCCCGAGGTCCCCGATGAGGACCTCATCTGGCAGGACCCGCTCCCGGCGTACGAGGGCGAGCCGCTGACCGACGCGGACGTCGCCGTCCTGAAGCAGAAGATCGCGGCCACCGGCCTCACGGTCTCCGAGCTCGTGTCGACCGCGTGGGCCTCGGCCGCGACCTTCCGCTCGTCGGACAAGCGCGGCGGTGCCAACGGCGCCCGCATCCGCCTGCAGCCGCAGGCGGACTGGGCGGTCAACAACCCGGGTCGTACGGCCAAGGTGCTCGCGGTGCTGGAGAAGGTCAAGGCTGACTTCGACACCGACGGCAAGCAGGTCTCGCTGGCCGACCTGATCGTCCTCGCTGGCGGCGTGGGCATCGAGCTGGCGGCGCAGGCTGCCGGCACCGACGTGGTCGTCCCGTTCACCCCGGGCCGCACGGACGCCTCCCAGGAGCAGACCGACGTCGAGAACTTCGGGTGGCTGGAGCCGCGCTACGACGGCTTCCGCAACTACCTCGAGAAGAAGTCGAAGGCCGCCACCGAGTACCTCCTGCTCGACCGCGCCAACCTGCTCAGCCTGTCGGCGCCCGAGATGACCGTGCTCGTCGCGGGCCTGCGCGTCCTGGACACCAACTGGGACGGCTCCAGCACCGGGGTCCTCACCCAGCGCCCGGGCCAGCTGACCCAGGACTTCCTGGTCAACCTGCTCGAGCACCAGACCTGGACCGCGACCGACGAGAGCGAGGAGCTCTTCACCTCGTCGAACGGCTGGACCGGTTCGCGCTACGACCTGATCTTCGGCTCCAACTCGGAGCTGCGGTCGTACGCCGAGGTCTACGCGGGCGACGACGCGAAGGAGAAGTTCGTGCGCGACTTCGTCGCCGCCTGGGTCAAGGTCATGGAGCTGGACCGCTTCGACCTGCGCTGA
- a CDS encoding MaoC family dehydratase, with protein MGVKAGWQGRFFEDFEVGDIYQHPLGRTVTEYDNTQFTLMTMNTNQMHFNTEYAAKSEFQKPLVVSTLTVAIAVGQSVTDLTQNAFANLGWDDIKMTHPVFAGDTLFSESVVLEKRESAKRPHAGIVTVKTRTLNQDGDEVCSFKRMFYVYKKGAQQLEGLFPEGKRSLLAGTDLSED; from the coding sequence ATGGGCGTCAAGGCTGGTTGGCAGGGTCGTTTCTTCGAGGACTTCGAAGTGGGTGACATCTACCAGCACCCGTTGGGTCGCACCGTGACGGAGTACGACAACACCCAGTTCACGCTGATGACGATGAACACCAACCAGATGCACTTCAACACGGAGTACGCCGCCAAGTCGGAGTTCCAGAAGCCGCTGGTCGTCTCCACCCTGACCGTGGCCATCGCCGTGGGTCAGAGCGTCACCGACCTCACCCAGAACGCGTTCGCCAACCTGGGCTGGGACGACATCAAGATGACCCACCCGGTCTTCGCCGGCGACACGCTCTTCAGCGAGTCGGTCGTGCTCGAGAAGCGTGAGTCGGCCAAGCGCCCCCACGCCGGCATCGTGACCGTCAAGACCCGCACCCTGAACCAGGACGGCGACGAGGTGTGCTCGTTCAAGCGCATGTTCTACGTCTACAAGAAGGGCGCCCAGCAGCTCGAGGGGCTCTTCCCCGAGGGCAAGCGCTCCCTGCTCGCCGGCACTGACCTGAGCGAGGACTGA
- a CDS encoding ExeM/NucH family extracellular endonuclease, which yields MRAAPARGKGGRTATSTGSSLTRPATWAIVTVTALATAGASVVAPVRAGAADVGATLLLSEYVEGSGNNKALELHNASGAPVELAAEGYDVQIHFNGATAPGVTIALTGTVAPGDVHVLAHAEAAAEVLAQADQRVTASLFNGDDAVVVRRAGVVVDSVGQVGVDPGTQWGSGLVSTADNTLRRLPSVTVGDTDPTDAYDPIDGWDGFAVDTFDGLGRHGNGAGPDPDPDPEPEPGTPDPTCGAAATPIGTVQGPGDTTPVSTPVAIEGVVVGDHEGPAPALRGFYLQDAGDGDRATSDAVFVFNGNDDRVALGDRVRVVGTPAEYQGQTQVGATTSLTVCGTAQEVDPTSLTFPTTPATLESLEGMLVRVPQTMSVTEHFQLGRFGQVVVSSGGRLQQPTDVVAPGEESAALQASNDARRLIIDDSSQAQNPDPVPWGRAGEPLSATNTLRGGDTVTAAVGVLTYTWGGNSASPNAYRLRPLGALGGRAVFEPTNRRPAGPPDVGGRLRVAGMNVLNYFNTFTGCTLGVGGETDDCRGADDAVEFERQASKTVAALAGMDADVVGLVEIENDGYSASSALADLTDRLEAVEGAGEWSWVDADAGTGQLNALGTDAIKVGLIYRSGAVTPVGRTAVLNTESFVTGGDAEPRNRPAIMQSFREDATGAVFSVVVNHLKSKGSACAVPDAGDGQGECNQVRVNAARELAAWIATDPTGVDDDDVLILGDLNAYAKEDPVRVLEEAGYTNLVDERLGEGSYSYVFDGQWGSLDHALGTASLDGQVTGAAPWWVNADEPSVLDYNTNFKSPAQVDALYSPDEFRNSDHDPVLVGLSLATPPSGAVLGAGWVDAVPGGRGQQKAFFALAAHLPRAGADAGILLTHRDVSAKLNLVAVGAARVRVREGGGLTFTGSARVNQVPGHRYELTVVDGGRRDLLRLRVWEPAGSTVLYDSRLQRVQGTVQVEID from the coding sequence ATGCGCGCTGCACCTGCTCGTGGGAAGGGTGGGCGCACGGCGACGTCCACCGGCTCGTCCCTCACTCGTCCTGCCACCTGGGCCATCGTCACGGTCACCGCTCTGGCCACCGCTGGAGCGAGCGTGGTCGCACCCGTCCGTGCAGGCGCCGCCGACGTCGGCGCGACGCTCCTGCTCAGTGAGTACGTCGAGGGCTCCGGCAACAACAAGGCGCTGGAGCTCCACAACGCCTCCGGGGCCCCCGTCGAGCTCGCGGCCGAGGGCTACGACGTCCAGATCCACTTCAACGGCGCGACGGCACCCGGGGTGACGATCGCCCTGACGGGCACCGTGGCCCCCGGTGACGTGCACGTGCTGGCCCATGCCGAAGCAGCGGCCGAGGTGCTGGCGCAGGCGGACCAGAGGGTCACCGCCAGCCTCTTCAACGGTGACGACGCCGTCGTGGTCCGCCGCGCCGGGGTGGTGGTCGACTCGGTGGGACAGGTGGGGGTCGATCCCGGGACGCAGTGGGGGAGCGGGCTGGTCTCGACGGCTGACAACACCCTGCGTCGCCTCCCGAGCGTGACGGTGGGCGACACGGACCCCACTGACGCCTACGACCCGATCGACGGGTGGGACGGCTTCGCCGTCGACACCTTCGACGGCCTCGGCCGCCACGGCAACGGTGCGGGACCCGACCCGGACCCGGATCCTGAGCCGGAGCCGGGAACCCCCGACCCGACGTGCGGCGCGGCCGCCACCCCGATCGGCACCGTGCAGGGGCCCGGCGACACCACGCCCGTGAGCACCCCGGTCGCGATCGAGGGCGTGGTGGTCGGTGACCACGAAGGGCCCGCCCCCGCCCTGCGCGGCTTCTACCTCCAGGACGCCGGCGACGGCGACCGCGCGACCTCCGACGCCGTCTTCGTCTTCAACGGCAACGACGACCGGGTAGCCCTCGGTGACCGCGTACGCGTGGTGGGCACGCCCGCCGAGTACCAGGGGCAGACCCAGGTGGGCGCGACCACCTCCCTCACGGTCTGCGGCACAGCTCAGGAGGTCGACCCGACCTCGCTGACCTTCCCGACGACGCCCGCCACCCTGGAGTCCCTCGAGGGGATGCTCGTCCGGGTCCCGCAGACCATGAGCGTCACCGAGCACTTCCAGCTGGGTCGCTTCGGCCAGGTCGTGGTCTCCTCCGGTGGGCGGCTCCAGCAGCCCACCGACGTGGTGGCGCCCGGGGAGGAGAGTGCTGCGCTCCAGGCGTCCAACGACGCGCGACGTCTGATCATCGACGACTCCTCCCAGGCCCAGAACCCGGACCCGGTGCCGTGGGGCCGCGCGGGAGAGCCCTTGTCGGCGACCAACACGCTCCGCGGCGGTGACACCGTCACCGCCGCCGTCGGAGTCCTGACCTACACCTGGGGTGGCAACAGCGCGAGCCCCAACGCGTATCGGCTCCGCCCCCTCGGGGCACTCGGGGGTCGGGCCGTGTTCGAGCCGACCAACCGGCGACCGGCCGGACCGCCCGACGTCGGTGGCCGCCTCCGGGTCGCGGGGATGAACGTCCTCAACTACTTCAACACCTTCACGGGCTGCACGCTCGGCGTGGGCGGCGAGACCGATGACTGTCGCGGTGCGGACGATGCCGTCGAGTTCGAGCGTCAGGCGTCCAAGACGGTCGCCGCGCTCGCGGGCATGGACGCCGACGTGGTGGGTCTGGTCGAGATCGAGAACGACGGCTACTCCGCCTCCAGCGCCCTGGCCGACCTCACCGACCGCCTCGAGGCCGTCGAGGGGGCAGGGGAGTGGAGCTGGGTCGACGCCGATGCCGGCACCGGCCAGCTCAACGCCCTGGGCACCGACGCGATCAAGGTCGGACTCATCTACCGCTCCGGGGCCGTCACGCCGGTGGGCAGGACCGCGGTGCTCAACACGGAGTCGTTCGTCACGGGTGGTGACGCCGAGCCCCGCAACCGTCCGGCGATCATGCAGTCGTTCCGCGAGGACGCGACCGGAGCTGTCTTCTCCGTCGTCGTCAACCACCTCAAGAGCAAGGGCTCTGCCTGCGCGGTGCCCGACGCGGGGGATGGCCAGGGGGAGTGCAACCAGGTACGGGTCAACGCTGCCCGGGAGCTGGCTGCCTGGATCGCGACCGACCCGACAGGGGTCGACGACGACGACGTGCTGATCCTCGGTGACCTCAACGCCTACGCCAAGGAGGATCCGGTCCGGGTGCTGGAGGAGGCCGGCTACACCAACCTCGTCGACGAGCGGCTCGGCGAGGGCTCCTACAGCTACGTCTTCGACGGTCAGTGGGGCTCGCTGGACCACGCCCTCGGGACGGCCAGCCTGGACGGACAGGTGACCGGGGCGGCGCCGTGGTGGGTCAACGCCGACGAGCCCTCGGTACTGGACTACAACACGAACTTCAAGTCCCCTGCCCAGGTCGACGCCCTCTACTCACCTGACGAGTTCCGCAACTCCGACCATGACCCGGTCCTCGTGGGCCTGTCGTTGGCCACGCCGCCGTCGGGCGCGGTCCTGGGCGCGGGCTGGGTGGACGCCGTCCCGGGGGGACGTGGCCAGCAGAAGGCGTTCTTCGCCCTCGCGGCGCACCTGCCCCGGGCGGGTGCGGACGCCGGCATCCTGCTGACCCACCGCGACGTGTCTGCCAAGCTCAACCTGGTGGCTGTCGGGGCGGCGCGTGTGCGCGTACGCGAGGGAGGCGGCCTGACCTTCACCGGGAGCGCCCGGGTCAACCAGGTCCCCGGGCACCGCTACGAGTTGACGGTCGTCGACGGGGGTCGCCGGGACCTGCTGCGGCTGCGGGTGTGGGAGCCCGCCGGAAGCACGGTGCTGTACGACAGCAGGCTGCAGAGGGTGCAGGGCACGGTGCAGGTGGAGATCGACTGA
- a CDS encoding matrixin family metalloprotease has translation MSDRTPEAGGVPVPRRAALAPTHTSRAGDSGSAVRAAQEYLRRFGYLPNPDLAAQYVHWRPAVNTAPRTDDHFDEPMEEAVRLFQRAYRLDESGEVDEATIELMARPRCGFPDVVTSQGLEPFVAQGNRWPGPVVTYRHVSFTPDLLQADVRAAIRGAFDRWAAVTPLSFSESAIAATVADMEIGFFAGDHGDGAGNAFDGSGGVLAHCYYPPPNEGQLAGDCHFDEAEAWSVDTPPSGTDLPSVALHELGHGLGLAHSEDPDAVMYAYYSGPRRELAPDDVTGIQSVYGQRRG, from the coding sequence ATGAGCGACCGGACGCCCGAGGCCGGCGGCGTACCCGTGCCGCGTCGCGCGGCGCTCGCCCCCACGCACACCTCACGGGCGGGCGACTCCGGCAGCGCGGTCCGCGCGGCACAGGAGTACCTGCGTCGATTCGGCTACCTGCCCAACCCCGACCTGGCCGCGCAGTACGTCCACTGGCGTCCCGCGGTCAACACCGCACCACGGACGGACGACCACTTCGACGAGCCGATGGAGGAGGCCGTACGCCTCTTCCAACGCGCCTACCGCCTCGACGAGTCGGGCGAGGTGGACGAGGCCACCATCGAGCTGATGGCGAGGCCGCGATGTGGCTTCCCGGACGTCGTGACGAGCCAGGGGTTGGAGCCCTTCGTGGCGCAGGGCAACCGCTGGCCCGGCCCCGTCGTCACCTATCGACACGTCAGCTTCACCCCCGACCTGCTGCAGGCCGACGTGCGGGCGGCGATCCGCGGCGCCTTCGACCGGTGGGCGGCCGTCACCCCGTTGAGCTTCTCCGAGTCGGCGATCGCCGCGACGGTGGCCGACATGGAGATCGGGTTCTTCGCGGGTGACCACGGCGACGGGGCTGGGAACGCCTTCGACGGGTCCGGCGGGGTGCTTGCACACTGCTACTACCCGCCACCCAACGAGGGCCAGCTGGCGGGAGACTGCCACTTCGACGAGGCCGAGGCGTGGAGCGTCGACACACCGCCGTCGGGGACCGACCTGCCGAGCGTCGCGCTGCACGAGCTCGGCCACGGCCTGGGCCTGGCGCACTCCGAGGACCCGGACGCGGTCATGTACGCCTACTACAGCGGGCCACGCCGTGAGCTCGCGCCGGACGACGTGACGGGCATCCAGTCCGTCTACGGGCAGCGGCGCGGCTGA
- a CDS encoding LLM class flavin-dependent oxidoreductase, translated as MRITFAPWGETLAELADAGRRAEEAGAEVIWLQELHRSASISAAAVIQATSTAQVGTAIQLAFTRSPMVTALEAMDLDELADGRFVLGLGTGVQRLNEDWHNARWGKPVGHMREVVRNVRHFTANATSGAEMALEGEYEPMRIRGYERPYPVRRTEIPVYLAAMGPAMTRLAGRIGDGWISHELCSPTYLAERTLPEIQAGVDAVEGRQRSDIELVVSACCSVDSDLKAAVDRVRPHVGFYASVRTYADFFEFHGLAEDQQRVIDAFRAGTGADYLGDEVSTAMVDAITLNGDRDRVMEQLSAYEGLADAVKLSAPTHGLTPAEIRQGQDEVIGLIQTITGGRK; from the coding sequence ATGCGCATCACCTTCGCCCCTTGGGGTGAGACCCTGGCCGAGCTGGCCGACGCCGGCCGCCGCGCCGAGGAGGCCGGGGCCGAGGTCATCTGGCTCCAGGAGCTCCACCGCAGCGCGTCCATCAGCGCCGCCGCGGTCATCCAGGCCACCAGCACTGCCCAGGTCGGCACTGCCATCCAGCTGGCCTTCACCCGCAGCCCGATGGTCACCGCCCTGGAGGCCATGGACCTCGACGAACTGGCCGACGGCCGCTTCGTGCTCGGTCTGGGCACCGGCGTCCAGCGCCTCAACGAGGACTGGCACAACGCCCGCTGGGGCAAGCCGGTCGGCCACATGCGTGAGGTCGTGCGCAACGTCCGTCACTTCACGGCCAACGCCACCTCGGGGGCCGAGATGGCGCTCGAGGGTGAGTACGAGCCGATGCGCATCCGCGGCTACGAGCGTCCCTACCCGGTGCGTCGTACCGAGATTCCCGTCTACCTCGCGGCCATGGGCCCGGCGATGACCCGCCTGGCCGGGCGCATCGGTGACGGATGGATCAGCCACGAGCTCTGCTCGCCCACCTACCTGGCCGAGCGCACGCTGCCCGAGATCCAGGCTGGCGTCGACGCTGTCGAAGGGCGCCAGCGCTCCGACATCGAGCTCGTCGTCTCCGCCTGCTGCTCCGTCGACTCCGACCTCAAGGCCGCGGTCGACCGCGTCCGCCCGCACGTCGGCTTCTACGCCAGCGTGCGCACCTACGCCGACTTCTTCGAGTTCCACGGGCTCGCCGAGGACCAGCAGCGCGTCATCGACGCCTTCCGCGCAGGCACGGGAGCCGACTACCTGGGCGACGAGGTCAGTACCGCCATGGTCGACGCCATCACCCTCAACGGCGACCGCGACCGCGTCATGGAGCAGCTCTCCGCGTACGAAGGCCTCGCCGACGCCGTGAAGCTCTCCGCCCCCACCCACGGCCTGACCCCGGCAGAGATCCGGCAAGGCCAGGACGAGGTCATCGGCCTCATCCAGACGATCACCGGAGGACGCAAGTGA